The stretch of DNA GACGCCGTGGCCGTGCTCAAGGCCCTCGTCGAACTCCAGCGCACCGGAATCGAGCCGCGGCACCTGCGCACCATGCGCGGGGTCGTCGAGCGCGAGGTCGGGCTGATCGAGTCCGCGCTGATGCCGGTGTCCCGGCGCGGCGACGCCACGTCCCGCGCCAAGGCGACCGAACTCGCGCGGGAGATCGCCGGGCAGCTCGAGGTCGTCCGGTCGAACCTGGTCCGCGCGGCGATCGGTCGCCTCGACGCATGACCGGTCGTCGGGCGGCGTCCGGACTACGGGTGACCCCTGTCGACCGTCGGTGGTCAGGGCGTATCCTCGACACGCCGGACGCGCCGGTGCGGATGTGCCGGGCAGACCGTGCCCGAGTCGCTACCGTGGACCTCGAAACAACTCTCAACCCGTCGTTGAACCTTCTGGTGGGAGCTCGAACGTCGTGGAAGGCATGCACATGAGTGGGACTGACACCCCCGGTACCGAGTCCGAGATGACTCGGTACGACCTCGGCCTGCTCTTCACCGACGGCCTCCCCGAGCACGACGAGCAGAACGGCTACCGCGGCACCGTCGCCGCCCGTGCAGCCGGCATCTCCTACCGCCAGCTCGACTACTGGGCCCGGACCGAGCTCGTGCAGCCGACCATCCGTGGCGCTGCCGGCTCCGGTTCGCAGCGGCTCTACGGCTTCCGCGACATCCTCGTCCTCAAGCTCGTCAAGCGACTCCTCGACACCGGCATCTCGCTCCAGCAGATCCGCACCGCCGTGAACCAGCTCCGCGAGTCGGGGGTGTCCGACCTGGCCCAGACGACGCTGATGTCGGACGGGGCCTCGGTCTACCTCTGCACCTCCGACGACGAGGTCATCGACCTGGTGTCCCGCGGCCAGGGCGTGTTCGGCATCGCCGTCGGCAAGGTCCTGCGCGAGGTCGAGAGCTCCCTGGTCGAGCTCGACGCCACCCCGGCGGCCGACCCCGACGACGAGCTCGCCGCGCGCCGAGCCTCCCGCGCGTCCTAGCCGCCCCTCGCACGCACGCACGCTCGGCCTTTTTCCTCGGCCGGCGCTGTCATCGAAGCGCGCACGAGCGTGCACGATCCGTCACGCTCCCGCCCGCTGACGACGGGTCGCACCCGCTCGGCGTCCGACGCGCGGCGACGGCGTCCGGAAGACCGCCAGCTCCGGTCGCACGACCTGCCGCCTGCGTCCGCTGAGGTCGCACGACTTGCCGCTCAGCTTCCGGTGCGACGGCATGTCGTGCGACCAGGGCGGTAGCGCGAGTGCGGGATCGCCGGCCACCGCCCGACGCTGTACCGGCGCCGACCGAAGACCGACGACTTCCATTCGCCAGACTTCGACCTCCGAAGCCCGGATCGTCGACGCTTCCGGTCGCACGACACGCCACCGGCGTCCGCTGTAGTCGCACGGCATGCCGCCCGCAAGCCCTGTTGTCGCACGACCTGCCGCTCAGCTTCCGACGCGACGGCATGTCGTGCGACCAGGACGCGAGTGCGTGAGCGACGGCCGATCGCCGACCGTCGATCGACCGGCGCGGACCGACCGCCCACGCACGGTTCGTCGCCAGTTCCGGTTGCACGACATGCTGCCTGCGAGCGCCGTGGTCGCACGACCTGCCGCTCAGCTTCCGGCGCGACGGCATGTCGTGCGACGAGAACGAGCCGGGGCCCTGCCCCAGGCTAGGCAGGCCAGGCCATGCAGGCCGCGCCGGGCAGGCCAGCCCAGGCCAGGCAGGGCCTAGGCGGCGCCGCCCTCGGCGTAGGGGCCGATCTTGCCCGTGCGCATGATGCGCTCGAGCAGCTGGTCGAAGTTCTTCGCCATCTCCTGCGCGGACTCGCCCGGCCACACGTGCAGGGGCTTCGCCGCACCCTGCGCCTGTTGCAGCGACGTGCGCTCGGGCAGCTGCGGCGAGAGCACGAGCGGCCCGAACATGTCCCGGAGCTCCTTGATGCGGAACTGGTGCTCGAGCGACTGCACGCGCGCCCGGTTCACGATGATGCCGAGCGGCTGCAGCCGGGGGGAGAGGCCGCGGCGGATCTCCTCGATCGCGCGGAGGGCCCGGTCGGCGGCAGCCACGGAGAACAGACCCGGCTCGGTGACGACGGTCACGCGGTCCGACGCTGCCCAGGCGGTGCGGGTGAGGGCGTTCAGCGACGGTGCGCAGTCGATGAGCACGAGCTCGTAGTCCTGCTCGACGTTGGCCAGCGCCTCCTCGAGCTTCCAGATGTCCCGGATGGAGGGGTGCGGCCCGTCGAAGTTGATCGCCGAGGGGGAGCCGACGAGCACGTCGACCTTGCCCTGCGAACCCTTCGTCCACCCGGACGGGGCGATCGCCTGGCGGACGATCTTCTCCTTCGGGTTCTCGAGGACGTCGGCGACGTTGAGGTGGCCGGAGATGTCGATGTCGAGGCCCGTGGAGACGTCGGACTGCGGGTCGAGGTCCACCACCAGCGTGCGCAGTCCCTTGGCGAACGCGGCCGAAGTCAGGCCGAGCGTCACCGTCGTCTTGCCGACACCACCCTTGAGGGAGCTCACGCTGAGTACATGCACGGTGAGCCACGTTACCGCCAGTAGGGTTGTGACACCTCAACCCGGGCTGAAAGGGACGTCGTGTCCAGCAAGATCTCGGTCGCGAACCGTGGCCGGATCGCCCTGCACGCGTCCCGTGTCGCACCGTCCTCCGGTGCGGTCGTGCCCGAGGTCGCCGTCGGTGACGCCGTCGGCCGTCCCACGCTCCCGGCGTCCCCGCAGGTGGACGCCGCCGACCTCCTGGTGGTGCTGCACCAACATGACCGTCCGTCCCATCCGCCTGTTCGGTGACCCCGTCCTCCGTTCCCCCGCTGACCCGATCGCGCCCGGTGCGCTCGGCTCCCAGGGCGTCCGTGACCTCGTGCAGGACCTCCTCGACACCGTGCGGGAACCCGGTCGCGCCGGCGTGGCCGCCCCGCAGATCGGGGTCGGCCTGCGCGCGTTCTCGTACAACGTCGACGGCGAGGTCGGGTACGTGCTCAACCCCGAGGTCGTCGAGGTCCGCGGCGAGGTCGAGCTGATGGACGAGGGCTGCCTGTCCGTGCCCGGCCTGTCCTACCCGACGCCACGTTCCCCGTACGCCAAGGTCCGCGGCGTCGACGTCGACGGGGCCGAGGTCGTGCTCGAGGGCACCGGGCTGATGGCCGAGGCGCTGCAGCACGAGGTCGACCACCTCGACGGCACGGTGTACGTGATGACCCTCGACCCCGAGGTCCGCCGCGGGGCGCTCCGCGACATCCGCGCGCAGGCCTGGTTCCACTGAGCGCGAGCGTCCGGAACGCAACCGGACGAGCCGCTCTCGGCGAACAGGGCGTGACACCCCTTCGTGGGATTGTCCGGACATCCCGACCACGAGGTACCGTGTCCGCGTCGGCTTCCCACCGACGCGCATCCCACACCCTCAGGACACCCAGCATGACCGTTCAGAACGACGAGCTCAGCTCGCACCGTACCCGCACCAACCGCCGCCCGGACCCCGCACCGACGACGTCGTCGGTCGCCGTCCTCGACGCACCGGAGGTGCAGCAGGCCCCGGAGGCCTGAGCCGGCGTGCGGTCGCGTCCCGACGACGGGTCGCGCCCCGCGCGCACACGACACACGGGAGGCTCGGTGTCGGTCCGTCGGACCGGCACCGGGCCTCCCGTCCGTCGTCCCTACGCGCGGTTCCGTCGTCGGGACGCGACCACCGGGGTAGCCGTGGTCTGGACCTTCGAGCCCGAGTAGATGTGCTCCACGTCCGCGGCGAAGTCGCGCAGGACCACCGCGCGCTTGATCGTCAGCTTGGGGGTGAGGTGCCCCGACGCCTCCGTCAGCTCGGTGTCGACGATCGTGAAGGACCGCACCGACTCAGCGCGGGAGACGCGCTGGTTGGCGGTGTCAACGGCCTCCTGCACGGCGGCGTGCACGCGCTCGTCGTACGCTGCCGCGCGCGGGGTGAGCGCGGGGGAGATCCCACGGGCCTCGCACCAGCCCGGCAGCATCTCGCGGTCGAGCGTGACGAGCGCTGCGACGAACGGCTTGCCCTCGCCGACGACGACCACCTGCCCGACCAGCGGGTGTTCGCGGATGCCGTCCTCGAGCGGCGCCGGCGCGACGTTCTTGCCGCTCGCGGTGACGATGAGCTCCTTCGCCCGGCCGGTCACGGTGAGCACGCCGTCGGCGTCGAGCCGGCCGAGGTCACCGGTGCGGAACCAGCCGTCGGCGAAGGCCTTCGTCGTCGCCTCGTCGTTGTGCCAGTACCGGTCGAACACGTCGACGCCGCGGATCAGGATCTCGCCGTCGTCGGCGATGCGCACCTCGACGCCGGGGAGCGCGCGCCCCACCGTCCCGATCCGCAGCTCGTGCGCCCGGTTCACGGTCGCGGGGGCCGTCGTCTCGGTCAGCCCGTAGCCCTCGAGGATGTGCACGCCGATCGAGCGGAAGAAGTGCGAGAGGCGGGGGGAGAGCGGTGCGGACCCGCTGATCGCGTACTGCACCCGGCCGCCGATCGCGTCGCGGAGCTTCGCGTAGACGAGCTTGTCGAACAGGGCGAACCGGAGCTTCAGGCCGAGCGGCACCCGGCCGTCGGCGACGGCCTCGGAGTGCGCGACCGCGACGTCGGCGGCGGCACGGAAGACCTTGCCCTTGCCGCCCAGGTCGGCCTTCTGCTCCGCCGAGTTGTAGATCTTCTCGAACACCCGGGGGACGGCGAGCAGGAAGGTCGGCCGGAAGGTCGAGACCGCCCGCATCAGGTCGCGGGTGTCGGGCTCGTGGCCGACCAGCACGCCGGTCGAGATCGACATCACCGCGATGAACCGGGCGAACACGTGGGCCATCGGGATGAAGAGCAGTGTCGAGGACCCGTCCGCGACGACCTCGGGCATGGCCTCGGTGGCGCCCTCGACCGTGCCGGTGAAGTTGTCGTGGCGGAGGACGCAGCCCTTCGGGCGTCCGGTCGTGCCCGAGGTGTAGATGATCGTCGCGTCGTCGTGGCCGTGCACGTCCGCCGTCCGGGCGTCGAGTTCGGCGTCGGTGACGGTCTCGCCGAGGCGGACCAGGTCGTCGAGCCCACCGCCGTCGATGGTCCAGTGCTGGCCGAGGTGCGGCAGGTCCGGTGCGACGGCGGCCACCCGGCGGGCGTGCTCCTCCTGCTCGACCACGATCGCGACGGTCTCGGAGTCGGACAGGATCCAGCGGACCTGGTCGGGCGAGCTCGTCTCGTACACGGGCACGGACACGAGCCCGGCGGTCCAGACGGCGAAGTCGACGAGCGTCCACTCCATCCGGGTGCGGGACAGGATCGCGACGTGCGCGCCCGGTTCGAGCCCGGCGGCGACGAACCCCTTCGCGATGCCGCGGACGCGCGCGAGGGTGTCGGCGGCGCTCACCGTCGTCCACGTGTCGCCGTGCCGCTGGGCGAGGATCGGCCGGTCGGGTGTCCGACGTGCCCGTTCGGAGAGCAGCCGGCCGGCGGAGCCGTGGTCGGGTGCGGGGGTGGGTGCGGACTGCCGCTGATCGTTCACGGTTGACTCCCTCGTCGGCCGGTTCGACACGAGGACGCCTCGACGATGAGACGTCACCGCCAGCATACGGGCGTGGGCGTGCGGCACGGAGGGGGCGCAGCCGGGTTCGCAGCACCTCGTCAGCCGAACGGGCGTTCGGCACCGCTACGCGGAGGCGGTAGGCTCGACGCTCGTGCATGCCATCGGAATCGACATCGGGGGCACCAAGATCGCGGGAGCGGTCGTCTCGGAGCTCGGCGAGATCCTCGCCGAGGACCGCGTCGCCACCAACGCGGCGGACCCGGACGCCATGCTCGACGACGTCGTGACGATGGTCACGCGCCTGCGAGCAGCCCACGACGTGGGAGCGGTCGGTGTCGCGGCACCCGGGTTCATCGACGCCTCGCAGTCGATCGTCTACTACACGCCGAACATCCGGTGGCGGAACGAGCCCCTGCGGCAGAAGCTCCAGGAGCGCCTCGGCGACCTGCACATCACCGTCGACAACGACGCGAACGCGGCCGGCTGGGCGGAGTTCCGCTTCGGTGCCGGTCGACTCGTGTCGGACATGACCATGCTCACGATCGGCACGGGCGTCGGCGGCGCGATCGTCACCGAGGACCGGCTCTTCCGCGGCGGCTTCGGCACGGGCGGCGAGATCGGGCACCTGCGGATCGTCCCGAACGGCCTGCCCTGCGGGTGCGGCGCCCGTGGCTGCATCGAGCAGTACGGCTCCGGTCGTGCCCTGCAGCGCATGGCGAACGACGTCGCCGACGCCGGCGGCATCGGGTCGGCGCTCGCGGACGCCCGCGAGCAGAACGGCGGCCAGCTCGACGGGAAGATCGTCGGCGACCTGATCCTGGCCGACGACCCGGGGGCCCTCGCGGCGCTCCGTCGCCTCGGTCGGCACCTCGGCGAGGCGTGCGCCTCGCTGTCCGCCGTCCTCGACCCGCAGCTGTTCGTCTTCGGCGGCGGGGTCGCGAGCGCGGGGGACCGGCTGCTCGAGCCGATCAAGCAGGCGTACCTGAACAACCTGCCGGCGCGCGGCTACCACCCGGAACCCGACTTCGTGATCGCCGAGCTCGTGAACGACGCCGGTGTCGTCGGCGCCGCCGACCTCGCCCGCATCCACGCCCGCACGGCGTAGGGTCACCCCCGACGGTACGCGCGTCCCGAACTGGAGTCGACGGTGACCTACTGGCTGCTCAAGAACTTCCTGCTCGGCCCGCTCATCCTCACCCTCTTCCGGCCGTGGGTCGTCGGTCGTGAGCACGTGCCCGCGAAGGGTCCGGTGATCTTCGCGTCGAACCACATCTCGTTCATCGACTCGGTGATCCTGCCGGCGGTGCTCGACCGGCGGATCTCGTTCCTGGCGAAGAGTGACTACTTCACCGGCCGCGGCCTCAAGGGCTGGGCGACGAAGACGTTCTTCAACGCGATCGGACAGCTGCCGATCGACCGCTCGGGCGGCAAGGCCTCCGAGGCCTCGCTCCACACCGGGCTCCAGGTCCTGGCGCGCGGTGAGCAGCTCGGCATCTACCCCGAGGGCACCCGGAGCCCGGACGGCAAGCTCTACCGCGGCCGCACCGGCATCGCCCGGATGATCCTCGAGGGTCGGGTGACCGTCGTGCCGGTCGCGATGATCGGCACGCGCGA from Curtobacterium sp. SGAir0471 encodes:
- a CDS encoding ParA family protein, which gives rise to MHVLSVSSLKGGVGKTTVTLGLTSAAFAKGLRTLVVDLDPQSDVSTGLDIDISGHLNVADVLENPKEKIVRQAIAPSGWTKGSQGKVDVLVGSPSAINFDGPHPSIRDIWKLEEALANVEQDYELVLIDCAPSLNALTRTAWAASDRVTVVTEPGLFSVAAADRALRAIEEIRRGLSPRLQPLGIIVNRARVQSLEHQFRIKELRDMFGPLVLSPQLPERTSLQQAQGAAKPLHVWPGESAQEMAKNFDQLLERIMRTGKIGPYAEGGAA
- a CDS encoding MerR family transcriptional regulator; its protein translation is MSGTDTPGTESEMTRYDLGLLFTDGLPEHDEQNGYRGTVAARAAGISYRQLDYWARTELVQPTIRGAAGSGSQRLYGFRDILVLKLVKRLLDTGISLQQIRTAVNQLRESGVSDLAQTTLMSDGASVYLCTSDDEVIDLVSRGQGVFGIAVGKVLREVESSLVELDATPAADPDDELAARRASRAS
- a CDS encoding AMP-dependent synthetase/ligase; the encoded protein is MNDQRQSAPTPAPDHGSAGRLLSERARRTPDRPILAQRHGDTWTTVSAADTLARVRGIAKGFVAAGLEPGAHVAILSRTRMEWTLVDFAVWTAGLVSVPVYETSSPDQVRWILSDSETVAIVVEQEEHARRVAAVAPDLPHLGQHWTIDGGGLDDLVRLGETVTDAELDARTADVHGHDDATIIYTSGTTGRPKGCVLRHDNFTGTVEGATEAMPEVVADGSSTLLFIPMAHVFARFIAVMSISTGVLVGHEPDTRDLMRAVSTFRPTFLLAVPRVFEKIYNSAEQKADLGGKGKVFRAAADVAVAHSEAVADGRVPLGLKLRFALFDKLVYAKLRDAIGGRVQYAISGSAPLSPRLSHFFRSIGVHILEGYGLTETTAPATVNRAHELRIGTVGRALPGVEVRIADDGEILIRGVDVFDRYWHNDEATTKAFADGWFRTGDLGRLDADGVLTVTGRAKELIVTASGKNVAPAPLEDGIREHPLVGQVVVVGEGKPFVAALVTLDREMLPGWCEARGISPALTPRAAAYDERVHAAVQEAVDTANQRVSRAESVRSFTIVDTELTEASGHLTPKLTIKRAVVLRDFAADVEHIYSGSKVQTTATPVVASRRRNRA
- a CDS encoding peptide deformylase, producing MTVRPIRLFGDPVLRSPADPIAPGALGSQGVRDLVQDLLDTVREPGRAGVAAPQIGVGLRAFSYNVDGEVGYVLNPEVVEVRGEVELMDEGCLSVPGLSYPTPRSPYAKVRGVDVDGAEVVLEGTGLMAEALQHEVDHLDGTVYVMTLDPEVRRGALRDIRAQAWFH
- a CDS encoding ROK family glucokinase, translated to MHAIGIDIGGTKIAGAVVSELGEILAEDRVATNAADPDAMLDDVVTMVTRLRAAHDVGAVGVAAPGFIDASQSIVYYTPNIRWRNEPLRQKLQERLGDLHITVDNDANAAGWAEFRFGAGRLVSDMTMLTIGTGVGGAIVTEDRLFRGGFGTGGEIGHLRIVPNGLPCGCGARGCIEQYGSGRALQRMANDVADAGGIGSALADAREQNGGQLDGKIVGDLILADDPGALAALRRLGRHLGEACASLSAVLDPQLFVFGGGVASAGDRLLEPIKQAYLNNLPARGYHPEPDFVIAELVNDAGVVGAADLARIHARTA
- a CDS encoding lysophospholipid acyltransferase family protein; protein product: MTYWLLKNFLLGPLILTLFRPWVVGREHVPAKGPVIFASNHISFIDSVILPAVLDRRISFLAKSDYFTGRGLKGWATKTFFNAIGQLPIDRSGGKASEASLHTGLQVLARGEQLGIYPEGTRSPDGKLYRGRTGIARMILEGRVTVVPVAMIGTREVQQIGQKFPKFKRVGVVFGKPLDFSRFEGFETDRFILRSVTDEVMHELAGVSRQEYVDVYATSVKERASSAREQVMKDRRTPTA